The Culex pipiens pallens isolate TS chromosome 2, TS_CPP_V2, whole genome shotgun sequence DNA window GTTCTTTATGCTTTCAAGCCGATTGTTGGTCACATTCTTCACAATGTCCAGCAAAATCCGCTTCGACTTGAGCGTATCGATTTTATTCAGAATGAGGAAGCTCGGAATGCTGGCATGAGCCTTGAGCACCTCCAGCAGCACCGGATTGAGTGCATTCCGAGTCCACGTGTTGGACACGTCGTGAACCACTCCGATGAGGTGTGAATTCTGGACGGCGTGCCGGCACGAGGACACAAACCCGGCATCCAGCTGGTGCTTTTTCATCTCCTTTTCCCCAACCAACCCAGGCGTGTCAAACAGAATAATCTGCGAATTTGACCGACTCTGGATCGCCTTCGAAACTGTCCTTGTTGTATGAACCTTCATCGACGTGGGACAAACCTGCAAACAAAAATCACCGCCAAAATCAACTCATCttcaacaaaaaagaaaaattcatGTTACTCACCCGGTGGTCAATCAGGTGATTAATCAGCGTACTTTTGCCCGCGTTCGGCACCCCGATAATGGCCACCTTTATCAGCTTTTCCGAGGTGCTTTGGCCGGCGGGAGATCCGCCCGAGTCCGGTCGTCCGTCCGGAACATGCTCCGCCGGTTTGATAGCGAAGCTCCTGCACCACGATGAGGTTCGCGGGAGCGCACGGCGGAACAGAATCAGCAGCGGTTTGTCGAACATTTTTTGTAGCTAATGTGTTTTGAAATACCTAACTTTTTATGAActcatttcaaattttgaattttattttgcttCGGTTACGaactttgttttggtttgttatGTCACACGTGCGCTCGGGAAAGTGTCAGTTGGGAACAGTGCTGCCAGACGTCAAATTCAAGAATAAAGGGATGTATGCAGTTCACACattccaaaatacaaaataataaagatttaatttttttgtaaaaatgtttgaaatataaaattttgaatattcaaagcAGCAGaatcgtcccgcccgtgtggaacaatcggaccgcgcactggactcacaatccagaggtcgccggttcgaatcccgcggcgggcgctctaaaattctttgtgtaaatatgggtattctgcccataattgaaaattcggctattatgccaaatcaagtattccgagaaaaacgcgttttagtgtttgacacaaaatctccgtcaaggtaatttcccataagagtggcatattagccgtttggtttttcgcatcggcagccaagtctagacACTAATTCAGTataattcaagttccagaagatgcgttggaacgtcctctaccacctggtgctaatatctcgtttttgccaaaagtggatattagccgttttttcaatggtgggcagtattcggcgccgtcgctccgtgccatactttcatacacttaggagcccagggcggcgaagtccttgtagataaaaggaagacactagtgcactatggggtttcaggcggccataaatcgaaaaaccgacatactctaattatttttttggtattttttttcgaaaataaacattctaactaagaaaaatccggagtttgaaagttgtaggatcaaaattcactgaattgcagaccttcaaaggcgaaaatggtaagaaaaaacatgttttttgacaaaaaaattattatttttcatagttgtactgtgtagctgtttatgtattttttcctgcatcattatatatattcagaaaggtaattgattcaacttttcaataacatttttcaaaacacacttttacacgctaaaaaaaaataatgaaaatcaaaaaagatggattattattcaaaatttagtttttttcaactttgttaatggagtactttttttgtgtgcatttgtgcgatctgaaaattttgcagcctaaaatttgaaccatgtcctaacttgtctctaaatttcaaagtgcacttatgtgcactttttgagttatgccattttgaatattttgattcatgcaggaaaattaatgatttcgcgtatacgcttggttaaaagcATATTATTTTACCTGCAGAGGAAGAAATAATGTACCTACTatgcatgttttgaaattgatttgatattcatgactttgttggtacttaggtacgtttattaaaattagaaattcattcaaagagaggtggattttaactcaagaagaaggggagggagattgaacgtaaatcagaaactttaaca harbors:
- the LOC120428253 gene encoding GTPase Era, mitochondrial produces the protein MFDKPLLILFRRALPRTSSWCRSFAIKPAEHVPDGRPDSGGSPAGQSTSEKLIKVAIIGVPNAGKSTLINHLIDHRVCPTSMKVHTTRTVSKAIQSRSNSQIILFDTPGLVGEKEMKKHQLDAGFVSSCRHAVQNSHLIGVVHDVSNTWTRNALNPVLLEVLKAHASIPSFLILNKIDTLKSKRILLDIVKNVTNNRLESIKNYSIRKRKSTDKQEEVSQKAPEAEGWPHFSEIFMVSAMTGDGLKEIMSFVQSHAKTGPWEHLATEHTDQTPEELIVQSVRARLLDYLPQEIPYLLQTELEFYENIKGKIFASAVVTCPSERLERLVCGEANGKLRQITERVTSDLIETFAGPVSLTIATRIKGKEK